Proteins found in one Paralichthys olivaceus isolate ysfri-2021 chromosome 19, ASM2471397v2, whole genome shotgun sequence genomic segment:
- the LOC109632445 gene encoding kinesin-like protein KIF13B isoform X2: MLAAAAAVCALEGGCGTESAALSFPRSSGTMDDNSLSDSNVKVAVRVRPMNRREKDLKTKCVVEMEGNQTVLHPALTNMNKGDPRNQPKAFAYDYCFWSMDESQKDKFEGQDVVFQCLGESLLDNAFMGYNACIFAYGQTGSGKSYTMMGSAEQPGLIPRLCSTLFSRTVQEAREGESFTVEVSYMEIYNEKVRDLLDPKGSRQALRVREHKVLGPYVDGLSRLAVASYKDIESLMSEGNKSRTVAATNMNEESSRSHAVFNIILTHTLIDLQSGTTGEKVSKLSLVDLAGSERAAKTGAAGERLKEGSNINKSLSTLGLVISALADQGAGKNKSKFVPYRDSVLTWLLKDSLGGNSRTAMVATISPSADNYDETLSTLRYADRAKNIINHAVVNEDPNARIIRELREEVEKLREQLTEAESMKAPELKERLEESEKLIQEMTVTWEQKLRKTEAVAQERQKQLESLGISLQSSGIRLVDDKCFLVNLNADPALNELLVYYLKEHTRVGSANSQDIQLCGMAIQTEHCVIDITENNSVVLTPHRNARTCVNGAVVTSPVQLHHGYRILWGNNHFFRINLPRHMVHAGGEDEEDAAVMKPCLGTDRVELEFDASSDVSSELSFSYELAQAEVMMKGMGSNDPLQSVLQTLERQHEEEKRCALERQRQMYEQELEQLRQRLDASGQPVSAGAAVTSPGYQKRMRRWSEDREAMMTRTLRRLREQIVRANLLAQEAGLIAEELNKRTEYLVTLQIPASNLDANRKRDVVLSEPAIQVRRKGKGKQIWALEKMENRLVDMRELYQEWKDFDEDNPVMRSYFKRADPFFDEQENHSLIGVANVFLACLFYDVKLQYAVPIINQKGEVAGRLHVELWRGTEGSEEESPDQPNAQEIHNTNGDPVERKLECVVKILQATGLPRHLSNFVFCQYHFWGQEEPVFIPPEVVPSSSSSAVRDPQCTVVFDSAKELSVSVSEDFVEFLAEGAVAIEVYGHKQANHRRNLALWDLGVIQAKTRSLRERWSEVTRRLELWVQLMELNEAGEFTAVEVLPAKDIRTGGIFQLKQGQSRRVQVEVRSVSDSGTMPLITASIHSVSIGDVQVRQTHVSRGSESQWAGDEEMDSYQEVDLERMREQWLFTLTQRQEYLDQQLQKVVSKPDKSEDDVERESQLLECRLTVTEERNAVLVPSAGSGIPGAPAERVPVPGMETHIPVLFLDLSADDFQSNLSAPLSGGLDALLSGEDDDEFFDLHIVKHYDPEVKVEASWDSTVHECTQLSRVASADQRVYLTVRTVVQLSHPANMQLILRKRICVNVTGRQGFAQSLLKRMSQRSTIPGCGVTFEIVSNIPGDIHGPEDREMLARLAASGEDDQSADSEAAIEKYLRSVLAVENILTLDRLRQEVAVKEQMGVKGKPPRRCLSSPNIHRLTASSLELYSSSHQLNDFNSWKSHQDLCVVPPPSRRTMPSSISQNLNPEAVHSGFAASYLPPVKAVPKLLKSLLPGGKEDSGAQAVVHQQSLPRIIVQSASVEEGMSKHQQPVPIEEIIPVDIQAEIPRSVPLPPPIIPEQTEESTPSPVSEASSGYMSTSISTVTLSDVYKLSWDLPQSSEFEMVPDEEEEDTKVTQSVLHPVEHPEPQESSPGLSDEAAADKIDRPQSELHHTPSDSNLTLQEPNHFPSVSLKDEGMLDPAAESDLPDQAKQSQDSAADPIGLDHLEPLSDSVEVEQNETKPAELLQTPVSKSEASQKTEEFKLPATDETEAEMSLLDETQPSGQESESQPQQPKEDEATFDSIEDPIPIPVLSVDPVLQDSSNQQSKAEASNDASTLTSTSATDEVQKESPTNESMKAPAAPTPLSSIQPPKSAASAANPFKIQKVKPSDIKSFHVILDEETSGHEVEASSHLSVPVETLEIISDSEEGDATSTVLPEWLKEGEFVNVGTNKSGTVRYVGPTDFAEGTWVGVELEVPAGKNDGSVGGKQYFHCNPGYGVLVRPDRVTRCGAKRRRQQQKRRSANLSGSSPNLAALTALAKGEPGGASGGRSKGENRKSWNT, encoded by the exons GAATCAGCCAAAG GCTTTTGCCTATGATTACTGCTTCTGGTCCATGGACGAATCTCAAAAGGACAAGTTTGAAG GTCAGGATGTAGTTTTCCAGTGCCTTGGGGAGAGCCTGCTGGACAACGCCTTCATGGGCTACAATGCCTGCATCTTTGCTTATGGACAGACAG GCTCTGGGAAGTCGTACACCATGATGGGCTCGGCAGAGCAGCCTGGTCTGATCCCTCGGCTCTGCAGCACCCTGTTCAGCAGGACTGTGCAAGAGGCCCGAGAGGGAGAAAGCTTCACTGTGGAGGTCTCATACATGGAGATTTACAACGAGAAGGTCAGGGACCTGCTCGACCCCAAAGG AAGTCGACAAGCGCTGAGAGTAAGAGAACACAAAGTTTTAGGGCCTTACGTTGATGGCCTGTCCCGGTTGGCTGTGGCCAGCTACAAG GACATTGAGTCCCTCATGTCAGAGGGAAATAAATCTCGTACGGTGGCGGCCACAAACATGAACGAAGAGAGCAGCAGATCACACGCCGTGTTCAAcatcatcctcacacacacactcattgaccTGCAGTCTGga ACGACTGGCGAGAAAGTGAGCAAGCTGAGTCTGGTGGATCTGGCAGGCAGCGAGCGGGCAGCGAAGACTGGAGCAGCAGGGGAACGACTGAAAGAAGGAAGCAACATCAATAA GTCTCTCAGCACTCTAGGGTTAGTTATCTCTGCCTTGGCTGACCAGGGAGCAGGGAAGAACAAGAGCAAGTTTGTTCCCTACAGAGACTCTGTGCTCACCTGGCTGCTCAAG GACAGCCTGGGAGGGAACAGCCGCACAGCCATGGTCGCCACCATCAGCCCATCAGCAGACAATTACGATGAGACACTGTCTACCCTGCGGTACGCGGACAGGGCAAAGAACATCATCAACCACGCTGTGGTCAACGAAGACCCCAACGCGAGGATCATCCGTGAGCTGCGCGAGGAAGTGGAGAAACTAAGGGAGCAGCTAACAGAGGCTGAG TCTATGAAGGCTCCGGAGCTGAAGGAACGACTGGAGGAATCAGAGAAACTGATCCAGGAAATGACAGTGACATGGGAGCAGAAACTCAGGAAGACTGAGGCGGTCGCGCAG GAGCGTCAGAAGCAGCTGGAGAGTCTGGGAATTTCTCTGCAGTCTTCTGGAATCAGATTGGTGGACGACAAGTGTTTCCTTGTCAACCTTAATGCTGACCCTGCTCTCAACGAGCTTCTGGTCTACTACCtgaag GAGCACACGCGTGTGGGCTCAGCCAACTCCCAAGACATCCAGTTGTGTGGGATGGCCATTCAAACTGAGCACTGCGTCATCGACATCACTGAAAACAACAGCGTGGTGCTCACTCCTCACCGCAATGCTCG AACATGTGTAAATGGTGCTGTAGTCACCAGTCCAGTGCAGCTGCATCATGGTTACAGAATTCTATGGGGAAATAACCATTTCTTCAG gatcAACTTGCCCAGGCATATGGTTCATGCAGggggtgaggatgaggaggacgcTGCTGTGATGAAGCCGTGTTTGGGGACAGACAGGGTTGAGTTGGAATTCGATGCGTCCAGCGACGTGTCGAGTGAGCTGAGCTTCAGTTATGAGTTGGCCCAGGCAGAGGTCATGATGAAAGGCATGGGCAGCAACG acCCCCTACAGTCAGTTTTGCAGACACTGGAGAGGCAGCATGAGGAAGAGAAGCGCTGCGCCCTGGAGCGTCAGAGGCAGATGTAtgagcaggagctggagcagctcCGCCAGAGACTGGATGCTTCAGGTCAGCCGGTCAGTGCTGGTGCTGCTGTAACTTCACCTGGCTATCAAAAGCGCATGCGGCGGTGGAGTGAGGACAG GGAGGCGATGATGACTCGCACCCTGCGGCGCCTGAGGGAGCAGATAGTTCGGGCCAACCTGCTGGCTCAGGAGGCCGGCTTGATCGCAGAGGAACTCAACAAGAGAACCGAGTACCTGGTCACTCTTCAGATACCTGCCTCTAACCTGGATGCCAACAGGAAG CGTGACGTGGTGCTGAGCGAGCCGGCCATCCAGGTCCGTCGTAAAGGTAAAGGGAAGCAGATATGggctctggagaagatggaGAACAGGCTGGTGGACATGAGGGAGCTTTACCAGGAGTGGAAGGACTTTGATGAAGACAACCCC GTGATGCGGTCCTATTTCAAACGTGCTGACCCGTTCTTCGATGAGCAGGAGAACCACAGTCTGATCGGTGTGGCCAATGTCTTCCTGGCCTGCCTGTTCTATGACGTCAAGCTGCAGTATGCAGTGCCCATCATCAACCAGAAGGGAGAG GTGGCAGGTCGGCTGCACGTGGAGTTGTGGCGGGGGACGGAAGGCTCTGAGGAGGAGAGTCCAGATCAGCCTAACGCTCAGGAGATCCACAACACAAACGGAGATCCAGTGGAGCGTAAACTGGAATGTGTG gTGAAAATCCTCCAGGCTACTGGTCTTCCTCGCCATCTGTCCAACTTTGTCTTCTGCCAGTACCACTTCTGGGGGCAGGAGGagcctgtgttcatccctccagaGGTGGTGCCGTCCAGCTCATCGTCTGCCGTTAGAGACCCTCAGTGCACTGTGGTCTTTGACAGTGCCAAG GAGTTGTCTGTGTCAGTATCAGAGGACTTTGTGGAGTTTCTGGCTGAGGGAGCTGTGGCCATTGAAGTGTACGGACACAAACAGGCCAACCACCGCAGAAACCTGGCTCTGTGGGACCTCGGAGTAATTCAAGCCAAGACCAGATCCCTCAGAGAGAG GTGGAGTGAGGTGACCCGTCGACTGGAGCTGTGGGTGCAGCTGATGGAGCTGAATGAGGCCGGGGAGTTCACAGCGGTGGAAGTTCTTCCTGCCAAAGACATACGCACTGGAGGAATCTTCCAGCTTAAACAG GGTCAGTCCCGTCGGGTCCAGGTGGAGGTGCGCTCGGTGAGTGACTCAGGCACCATGCCCCTTATCACTGCCTCCATCCACTCTGTGTCCATCGGAGACGTCCAGGTCCGACAGACGCATGTGTCCAGAGGCAGCGAATCACAATGG GCTGGGGATGAAGAAATGGACAGTTACCAA gAGGTGGACCTGGAGAGGATGAGGGAACAGTGGCTGTTCACGCTCACACAGAGGCAGGAGTATTTGGACCAGCAGCTACAGAAGGTCGTCTCCAAACCAG ATAAGTCCGAGGATGATGTTGAAAGGGAGTCTCAGCTGCTGGAGTGTCGTCTGACTGTCACAGAAGAAAGAAATGCCGTCCTAGTTCCCTCAGCCGGCAGCGGCATCCCTGGAGCACCGGCAGAAAG ggtTCCTGTCCCTGGAATGGAAACACACATTCCCGTCCTGTTCCTGGATCTCAGTG CTGATGATTTCCAGTCCAATCTTTCAGCCCCGTTATCTGGGGGTCTGGACGCATTGCTCAGTGGGGAGGATGATGACGAATTCTTCGACCTTCATATTGTTAAACACTATGATCCTGAG GTCAAAGTGGAGGCTTCCTGGGACTCGACGGTTCATGAGTGCACCCAGCTGAGTCGCGTGGCGTCGGCTGACCAGAGGGTCTACCTGACGGTCCGCACAGTGGTTCAGCTGAGCCACCCGGCCAACATGCAGCTGATCCTCAGAAAACGCATCTGCGTTAATGTCACTGGGAGACAG GGTTTTGCACAGAGTCTGCTGAAGAGGATGTCCCAGCGCAGCACCATTCCCGGCTGTGGGGTCACGTTCGAAATCGTCTCTAACATCCCAGGG GACATCCATGGTCCAGAGGACAGGGAGATGTTGGCCCGGCTTGCTGCCAGTGGTGAGGATGACCAGTCAGCCGACAGTGAGGCGGCCATAGAGAAATACCTCCGTAGCGTCCTGGCTGTGGAGAACATCCTCACTCTGGACCGTCTCAGACAG gAGGTGGCTGTAAAGGAACAGATGGGGGTCAAAGGGAAACCTCCGAGACGCTGCCTAAGCTCTCCAAACATCCACCGA CTGACAGCCAGTTCTCTGGAACTCTACTCCTCTTCTCATCAGCTCAATGACTTTAAT agcTGGAAGAGCCACCAGGACCTTTGTGTGGTTCCTCCTCCATCCAGACGCACAATGCCCAGTTCCATATCCCAGAACCTGAACCCAGAAGCAG TGCACTCAGGCTTCGCTGCATCTTATCTCCCCCCAGTGAAGGCCGTGCCCAAGCTGCTGAAGTCACTGCTTCCTGGTGGGAAGGAAGATAGCGGCGCCCAGGCAGTTGTCCATCAGCAg AGCTTGCCGCGCATCATCGTGCAGTCAGCCAGCGTTGAAGAGGGAATGAGCAAACATCAGCAGCCA GTTCCCATCGAGGAAATCATTCCTGTCGACATCCAAGCAGAGATCCCCAGATCCGTACCTCTCCCACCGCCCATCATCCCAGAGCAGACGGAGGAATCCACCCCAAGCCCAGTGAGCGAAGCCTCCAGTGGATACATGTCCACCAGCATATCTACAGTAACACTATCAGACGTCTACAAACTGAGCTGGGACCTGCCCCAGTCGTCCGAATTTGAGATGGTgcctgatgaagaggaagaggacactAAAGTGACACAATCTGTTCTTCACCCTGTGGAACACCCAGAGCCTCAGGAGTCATCGCCGGGTTTGAGCGACGAAGCAGCTGCAGACAAGATTGACCGACCACAGTCCGAATTACACCATACTCCATCAGATTCAAACCTGACTCTTCAAGAACCGAATCACTTTCCATCAGTTAGTTTAAAGGACGAAGGAATGCTTGATCCCGCAGCAGAATCCGATTTACCAGACCAGGCCAAACAATCTCAAGACTCAGCTGCTGACCCGATTGGATTAGACCATTTGGAGCCTCTCAGTGATTCAGTGGAAGTCGAGCAGAATGAAACCAAACCGGCAGAATTGTTGCAAACACCCGTCTCGAAATCAGAGGCTTCACAGAAGACAGAAGAATTCAAGCTGCCTGCTACAGATGAGACAGAAGCAGAAATGTCACTCCTTGATGAAACACAACCGTCTGGGCAGGAAAGTGAAAGTCAGCCTCAGCAACCCAAAGAAGACGAGGCAACCTTTGACAGTATAGAAGATCCAATCCCGATCCCAGTTTTATCAGTCGACCCAGTTCTTCAAGATTCATCAAATCAACAATCAAAAGCTGAGGCCTCTAACGACGCCTCAACCCTGACCTCAACCTCAGCAACAGATGAAGTCCAAAAAGAATCGCCCACCAATGAATCTATGAAAGCCCCAGCAGCTCCCACTCCTCTGTCCAGCATTCAACCTCCCAAATCTGCTGCCTCAGCGGCCAACCCGTTCAAAATCCAGAAGGTAAAGCCTTCAGACATCAAGTCCTTTCATGTTATTCTGGATGAGGAGACGAGCGGACACGAGGTTGAGGCCAGCAGCCACCTCTCTGTGCCAGTGGAAACCCTGGAGATCATCTCGGATTCTGAGGAAGGAGATGCAACTTCTACTGTTCTCCCTGAATGGTTGAAAGAAGGGGAGTTTGTAAACGTGGGGACCAATAAGAGCGGAACCGTGCGATATGTGGGACCTACTGATTTTGCAGAGGGGACCTGGGTGGGGGTGGAACTGGAGGTACCAGCAG GCAAGAACGATGGCTCAGTGGGCGGCAAGCAGTACTTCCACTGCAACCCTGGCTACGGGGTGTTGGTGCGGCCCGACAGAGTGACCCGCTGTGGTGCCAAACGCCGTCGCCAGCAGCAAAAGCGCCGTAGTGCCAACCTGTCTGGATCCAGCCCTAACCTTGCGGCCCTCACCGCTCTGGCCAAAGGCGAACCCGGCGGGGCCTCAGGCGGCCGCAGCAAAGGAGAGAACCGCAAGTCCTGGAACACTTGA